The Trichocoleus sp. FACHB-46 genome has a segment encoding these proteins:
- a CDS encoding Fur family transcriptional regulator, whose product MQNEVTVSKPIRSLDDALNRCQVLGMRLSRQRRFILELLWQAHEHLSAREIYDRLNRQGKAIGHTSVYQNLEALSAQGIIECIERSDGRLYGNISDSHSHVNCLDTNQILDIHIELPEDIIRQIEAQVGVKITDYRIDFFGYRGAEVAATQAS is encoded by the coding sequence ATGCAAAATGAAGTGACAGTCTCGAAACCCATCCGCTCCCTAGACGATGCCTTAAACCGTTGCCAGGTTTTGGGGATGCGTCTGAGTCGTCAGCGTCGGTTCATTTTGGAGTTGCTGTGGCAAGCTCATGAGCACTTGTCAGCCAGAGAAATTTATGACCGCCTGAATCGTCAGGGTAAGGCGATCGGCCATACCTCGGTGTACCAAAATCTAGAAGCTCTCTCCGCGCAAGGCATTATTGAATGTATTGAGCGATCGGACGGCCGTCTCTACGGCAATATCAGCGATTCTCACAGCCATGTAAATTGCCTTGACACGAACCAGATTTTAGATATTCATATTGAATTGCCGGAAGACATTATTCGGCAGATTGAAGCGCAAGTCGGAGTCAAAATCACCGATTATCGGATTGACTTTTTTGGCTACCGGGGCGCTGAAGTGGCAGCAACGCAAGCGTCGTAA